In Castanea sativa cultivar Marrone di Chiusa Pesio chromosome 6, ASM4071231v1, a single window of DNA contains:
- the LOC142638028 gene encoding uncharacterized protein LOC142638028, protein MMTFTPPTTCSKGKGKVGKNVWEDPTIALGQAHNVIINDELKGLSSIPSHELVSRHIHKLVQVLGESLRLVTNYLNYEAIDTEILADEANEKEGETVFEATGVVEGDGAVTGGIAASRVIDEACMDVDHVEEVISAP, encoded by the exons ATGATGACGTTCACTCCCCCGACCACATGCTCCAAAGGGAAGGGTAAGGTTGGCAAGAACGTCTGGGAAGACCCTACCATAGCCCTTGGACAAGCTCACAACGTCATCATTAACGATGAGCTGAAAGGTCTCTCGTCTATTCCTTCTCATGAACTGGTCAGCCGTCACATTCATAAACTGGTGCAG gtTCTTGGTGAATCCTTGCGCTTGGTGACAAATTACCTGAATTATGAAGCTATTGATACCGAGATCCTTGCCGATGAGGCCAATGAGAAGGAAGGTGAGACTGTTTTTGAAGCTACTGGTGTTGTTGAAGGAGATGGTGCTGTTACGGGTGGTATTGCAGCAAGTAGAGTTATAGACGAGGCTTGTATGGACGTGGACCATGTTGAGGAGGTCATCAGTGCTCCTTGA